One part of the Dunckerocampus dactyliophorus isolate RoL2022-P2 chromosome 11, RoL_Ddac_1.1, whole genome shotgun sequence genome encodes these proteins:
- the slitrk2 gene encoding SLIT and NTRK-like protein 2 → MLSGVLFLSVLTVTSLSPSETESRRTSAFKDICKIRCACEERENILNINCENKGFTTVSQFQAPPNKISQLFLNGNFLSRISANEFVNYGNVTSVHLGNNGLQEIQTNAFQGLRFLKRLHLNNNNLEVIKEDTFAGLESMEYLQADYNYISTIEPGAFSKLNKLKVLILNDNLLLSLPPNIFRFVLLTHLDLRGNRLKTLPFAGVLEHIGGIMEIQLEENPWNCTCDLIPLKAWLDTISVFVGDIVCETPFRLHGKDITQLIKQDLCPRRNAGERVHPASDSHFQGVLPATYLPGMIIPTRAPKASRPPKMRYRPTPRISKDKHVFGPIMVYQTRSPVPILCPSVCVCTSQNPDSGLNINCQERKLHNISDLNPKPSFPRKLHLTGNYLQVIYRTDLTEYSLLELLHLGNNRIAVIQEGAFENLTNLRRLYLNGNYIESLSQSLFVGLQSLQYLYLEYNIIKEILPQTFNALHNLQLLFLNNNLLRSLPDNVFGGTMLTRLNLRNNHFSYLPVKGVLDQLSAFIQIDLQENPWDCTCHIVALKNWMELSSTSVVVNEITCDSPSKHAGHLLRSLRNEAICPEPSEEPPPQYAPPTKAPTLVSPSTESPTPFSSSSFSSVSPTESRMQSPELHPEVPLSVLILGLLVVFILSVCFGAGLFVFVLKRRKGVEHVPTGSNNIDLNSFQVQYGSYNPEPTQDKTSESHVYNYIPPPVGFMCQNPIYMQKDGEQVAYYRNLKELSFGSLNAKKDDILTRSPGAYTISAVDFMDKPLTTRGLTTPEPPEMLYQNVGERPNKELPTATGTSPFSYNFCTLPKRPCIVPPYEAATAPRHVSNKDRLYGTPRKCFGVELPSKNSEHQFLLHGKLKTEPDYLEVLEKQTAMSQL, encoded by the coding sequence ATGCTGAGCGGTGTCCTCTTTCTGAGCGTCCTCACGGTCACCAGCCTGTCGCCGTCCGAGACTGAGAGCCGCAGAACTTCAGCCTTCAAAGATATCTGCAAGATCCGCTGTGCCTGCGAGGAGAGGGAGAATATTTTGAACATTAACTGTGAGAATAAAGGATTTACCACTGTTAGCCAATTCCAGGCACCCCCAAATAAGATCTCACAGCTTTTTCTCAATGGGAACTTCCTGTCTCGAATCAGTGCAAATGAATTTGTCAATTATGGCAATGTCACCTCTGTACATCTGGGGAATAATGGATTACAGGAGATCCAAACCAACGCTTTTCAAGGGCTGCGCTTCTTGAAGAGGCTGCACTTGAATAACAACAACCTTGAGGTGATAAAGGAGGACACATTTGCAGGACTAGAGAGTATGGAGTATTTGCAAGCAGATTATAATTATATCAGCACCATTGAACCTGGTGCTTTCAGCAAGCTGAACAAGCTTAAAGTGTTGATCCTCAATGATAACCTCCTGTTGTCTTTGCCTCCAAACATTTTCCGTTTTGTGCTCCTTACCCATTTGGATTTACGTGGTAACAGGCTGAAGACTTTGCCCTTTGCAGGGGTACTGGAGCACATTGGTGGGATCATGGAGATCCAATTGGAAGAAAACCCATGGAATTGTACTTGTGATCTCATTCCTCTTAAAGCATGGTTGGACACTATTTCAGTCTTTGTGGGGGACATAGTGTGCGAGACACCATTCAGGCTGCACGGTAAAGACATCACTCAGCTCATAAAGCAGGATCTGTGCCCACGCAGAAATGCTGGAGAACGTGTTCACCCTGCCTCTGACTCTCACTTTCAAGGAGTGCTGCCCGCAACCTACCTCCCTGGCATGATCATCCCCACACGTGCCCCTAAGGCTTCACGGCCACCCAAAATGCGATACAGGCCCACTCCTCGCATTTCAAAGGACAAACATGTCTTTGGGCCCATTATGGTTTACCAGACACGTTCTCCTGTGCCTATTTTGTGtccaagtgtgtgtgtctgcacatCACAAAACCCCGACAGTGGACTGAACATCAACTGTCAAGAGCGGAAGTTGCATAACATCAGTGATCTCAACCCTAAGCCCTCCTTCCCCAGGAAACTGCACCTGACCGGTAACTACCTTCAGGTGATTTACAGAACAGATCTAACGGAGTACAGTCTACTGGAGCTGCTTCATTTAGGAAATAACAGGATAGCAGTGATTCAAGAGGGCGCATTTGAGAATCTCACAAATCTGAGACGGCTCTATTTGAATGGGAATTACATTGAGTCACTTTCACAATCACTTTTTGTTGGCCTTCAATCTCTCCAGTATCTTTATTTGGAATATAATATCATCAAAGAAATCTTACCGCAGACATTTAACGCTTTGCATAATCTACAGTTGCTTTTCCTCAACAATAACCTATTACGATCACTGCCGGACAATGTTTTCGGGGGCACCATGTTAACGAGACTCAACCTGCGGAATAATCATTTCTCATATCTCCCAGTTAAGGGTGTGCTTGATCAGTTATCTGCTTTTATCCAGATTGACCTACAGGAGAACCCTTGGGACTGCACCTGTCACATTGTGGCACTCAAAAATTGGATGGAGCTGTCCAGTACCAGTGTGGTGGTTAATGAAATAACTTGTGACTCACCCTCTAAGCATGCGGGTCACCTGCTGCGTTCACTGCGCAATGAGGCTATTTGCCCTGAGCCAAGCGAGGAGCCTCCGCCTCAATACGCACCCCCTACCAAAGCCCCTACATTAGTAAGCCCCAGTACTGAGTCACCAACACccttttcctcttcttcttttagcTCAGTCAGCCCGACCGAATCCCGAATGCAAAGCCCTGAGTTACATCCAGAAGTACCGCTTTCAGTTCTAATTTTGGGGCTTCTTGTAGTTTTCATTCTCTCAGTCTGCTTTGGCGCAGGgctctttgtttttgttctaaAACGACGCAAAGGGGTGGAACATGTCCCAACAGGATCTAACAATATAGATCTTAACTCATTCCAAGTGCAATATGGCTCCTATAATCCTGAACCAACCCAAGACAAAACCTCTGAAAGTCACGTATATAATTACATCCCCCCACCGGTGGGTTTCATGTGCCAGAACCccatttacatgcagaaagatGGCGAGCAGGTGGCGTATTACCGCAACCTGAAAGAGCTTAGCTTTGGTTCACTGAATGCAAAGAAGGATGATATTCTCACTCGCAGCCCAGGAGCATATACCATCAGTGCAGTGGATTTTATGGATAAACCCTTAACAACGCGGGGTTTGACCACCCCAGAGCCTCCTGAGATGTTGTATCAAAATGTCGGGGAGAGGCCCAACAAGGAGCTTCCAACAGCTACTGGCACATCTCCGTTCAGCTATAATTTCTGCACGTTACCCAAGAGACCTTGTATCGTGCCCCCTTACGAGGCTGCCACAGCCCCGAGGCATGTCTCCAACAAGGACAGGTTGTACGGCACACCCAGGAAATGCTTTGGCGTTGAGCTCCCATCCAAAAACAGTGAGCACCAATTTCTTCTTCATGGGAAGCTAAAAACAGAACCGGACTACTTAGAAGTGCTGGAAAAACAGACTGCTATGAGCCAGCTGTAA